GACTCGGCGCGCACTTTCAGATGCATCCGTTGTAAGCGATTGTAACGGTGTAACGCGCTGGAGTGCTCAAACATGAATGATGCGATGCTCACATCCAGTGGATACGACGTCCTCACGGATGCTCAAACTTCCACCATGAACCATTAACCGAACAGATACGAATGCGACTCACGAAGCCGATTCGACAAAAGAGAGAATCAAACATTGCTTGTTTATGAAAAGTCTTTAGAATTGTTtggatttttcaaaaaaatatatatttttgtttctttttatagtgctgaatttaatttgatttagtTTAATtctaattgttttttaatcatAATACAAGTGTAAAAATAGGAGTTTGTTTAAGTGTATTCATGCAAGTTCGATGTTGGCTTCAAACTGTCTCCTAAGCACAGTGGTAAAAAGTTCGTTAAATCTtcctaaaaacaaaatgaaataagATTTAAATTAAGCATATATTTTAGTAAAGTATATAAGAAACCATGTTAAATTTtggttataattatataaatattaaagcaTAGAAAATCGcggaatatatttattaaaatagtaAACTTCATACACTTTTGAGAGAGCCTATCTCACCTGTGTGTTTGAGTTCGAGGTGGGCATGTTTTGGTTCGAGAAGAACACCTCTCAGGTGCGAATCGGGAACGGATAAAaaggcagcaacaaaaaaaagatcaACCAGTGGGAgataaaatcctgagacaaaatattttttacattttttgtccatttttcctgatgggatcccttgaaaatgaggtttgcCTCaaatggcccacagtgatggctatatcttcccaaattctcatccgattctcaagcagagtaccttaaacgatttctggattgatttgccaccattctgcatcaaaattctgaaacaaaatattttttagatttttttccatttttcctgatgggatcccttaaaaatggtgttttccctcatatggcccacagtgatggctatatcttccccaattctcatccgattctcaagcagagtaccttaaacgatttctggattgatttgccaccattctgcatcaaaatcctgagacaaaatatttgttcgatttttgcccatttttctTGACGAGATCCCTATAAAATGGGGTTCTCCCCAAgagggtccactgcgatgtctatatctttcccaattcttatccgattctcaagcggagtaccttaaacgatttctggattgatttgccaccattctgcatcaaaatcctgagacaaaatattttttagatttttgcccatttttctTGACGAGATCCCTATAAAATGGGGTTCTCCCCAAGAGGGTCCACTGCGATATCTATATCTTTCACAATTCTTatacgattctcaagcggagtaccttaaacgatttctggattgatttgccaccattcagcatcaaaatcctgaaacaaaatatttttttggtttttttgtccatttttcctgatgggatcctttaaaaatggtgttttcccttatatggcccacagtgatggctatatcttccccaattctcatccgattctcaagcggagtaccttaaacgatttctggattgatttgccaccattctgcatcaaaatcttgagaaaaaatattttttagattttttgtccatttttcgtttggcagctatacgatatattcggccgatcgTTCCTACTAATATaatgcgtgcaaaggaaaggagggtgtatgcaaagtttcaagtcgctagatttaaaactaagagactagctcgcgtagaaacaaacaCACAGACGTACATGCGTTGAATACATTTGACCAAAGTTATAATACCTtctgaaagggtataaaatACACATCATACAGGTTTGAGAGAGCCTACCATTCTTGTGGGTTTGAGTTCGAGCTTGAGGTGACCGGCATGTTGTGGTTCGATAAGAACACCTCTCAGGTGCGAAATGGGAACGAATATAAagacagcaacaaaaacaagatcAACCGGTGAGTTACCTTtatccaataaattaaaattaaattacttatttaataattacaaataatagactaagaaaaataaaatgttgcTAAAAAAGCTGTTAAAAGTATGtcagttttattttctttcataAATCTTTTTTATCAGAACTTTTTATCAGCCTTTCACTTCTTTACACAATACTTTAGCTTTTAGGTCACGGGAGGGAATCCACCTGAAACCTCACCTGAGAGCCTCTTACGAACCCAAACGAATTGTTCTGAAAAGCCGGCTAAACCACTTAGCTTCATTCTTGtatatttttgggtttttgatTTACAGCCCAGGTCCCTCTGGGAGATTGATGATGCCAATTACAATTACATATCAATTATAACTGGTAGCCTATCAGGGGTCGCGTAGGAGCAACTTTATTAATTAGCCGCAATTGTTGTCAAGCTGATGTTTTGTGGCTTTCCGATATGACTCTAGGTTTCTCTTAAATAACTCTCTTAAAGGTACACTGTACCATGGTACCCAGTACCATGCAAGAACGGTACTCCTTCGGCTTGGGGGTGGCATACTCATTTCCGGTTTCCGTTACTTTGTGTGCGTGGAAAATTTGAATTGCGTGGCAAAGTTTGGCACCCACGACCCTTGGCCTTTGCCATTCACTTTTCTCTTTTTCTGCGCATctgaaatttattgaaaacacATTAAGTTCCAGCGACGACACTTTCGCCGGATGTTGGCAATTTCCCTGACGAGCCCCGAGACGCCCCATTCTTGTGGGCGTGACCCATCAGGGAAATCAAATTGTTTGGTGCAATGGTAAggccaattttcattttccaccGTTATTGCCGAGCCGGCTAATCAGCATTGAGCAAGAGCCCTGGTATTTTTTGGGGAGCGAAACTGAGAGGTTTCTCACCTGGCCCATGCCTGATAAGACACCTGCATTGATTAGATTAGACGGCGAAAGAGCAGGAGCTTTCGATGGGGGGCGAAATTAGAATTAGTCACCCGGTGGAAGCGATCGCAGACAGACGGTCAAGATGGACGACACAGACTTTTCGCTCTTCGGCGACAAGAAGAAGCACAAGAAGGACAAGGCCGATGCCACTTTGGTGGCCAAGACGCCCACCTCGGAGCTGGACTTGAAAAGAGTCATCATCTCACGGCCCACCACTGACGACACCTACGAGAATTGCCCCCGAGCGGGCATCGCCCTGATCCTCAACCACCGGGACGTCAAAGGTCAGAAGGCGCGTGTGGGCACCGAGCGGGATCGGGACGACATGAAGCTCACGCTCCAGGGTTTCGGCTTCGATGTGAGGCCCTATGACGATCTGACCTTCTCCGACATCAACGACTTGCTGAAGGAGGGTAAGTTTTCGGGAAATAATAGCTGGCGAAATAATAGCTTTCCATTCATAAATCATCAAAGACATGTTATCTTTTGGGTGACGAGGCCTTTATTCTTTCAAAACCTTGGTATTTGTTTCTTTAAATGATGTTTGGTAATgaattgaacaaaaaaaaaacatttgaaCAAATATAACTATCATCTATTGAAGTATCTAATCTACAAAGGTTCTTAAATAAATGTTATTTCAAACCTGAAACGAGTATGCAAGAGAGTAGAacattttgaatttcatttATCTTATCTAtatcaaaacaaacaaacatacCACGATTATTGCAAAATGATCCGATAATGTAGGTAATCGATATTCACCAATTTCCCCTTCCAGTGGCGCTCGAGGATCACAGCCAGAATGATTGCTTCGTCCTGGTGGTCATGTCCCACGGCACGGAGGGCAAGGTCTATGCCAAGGACATGGCCTATCCTGTGGAGCGTCTGTGGAACCCCTTTCTCGGCGACAAATGCAAAACTCTGAAGAACAAGCCGAAGCTTTTCTTCATCCAGGCATGCCGCGGCGAGAACCTGGAGAAGGCCGTGGAGTTTTCCAGTTTTGCGGTGATGACCCGGGAGCTTGTTCCCCAATCGGTGGCCCCTGTTGCCCAGCCCATCACCTACGCCATTCCGAGTACAGCGGACATGCTCGTCTTCTACTCCACCTTCGACAGTAAGTATTCAAgaatatcaagtatacgcaaGGTAGACCCATAAGCACCACCCTCAGGCTTTGGATTTTCTTGTCATTCTTTCAAATTTCGTGATTCATTTTGACGTATAgatacataataataaatattcctTTCTTTTAGAATTCTTCTCGTTCCGCAATGTGGACGATGGCTCCTGGTTCATCCAGAGCCTGTGTCGCGTCCTGGACGTGGCGGCCAGCAACGAGGCCAGCCAGCCAGAGGGAGCGGAGCTGCTGCGACTCCTGACCGCCGTCAACCGGAAGGTGGCCTACGAATACCAGTCGAACACAAAGAACGAGGCCCTCAACCAAATGAAGGAAATGCCCAACTTCATGTCCACCCTGACCAAGACCTTCTACTTGCGTGTGAAGCCCAAGACCTAATGCATGTGAGTGAGTCAGTGAGGGACACCACAATCACGATACAATCACAACTCTTTCCCCTAATCGTAATGATATTTgctatttgtttataaaataaaagtctACGCCCGTGTGCGTCTATCGACGGCACTTATCTGGAATTGGCTTAAAGCCGTTGGGAGCATTAGATAGCGGGCTTGTTACACACTCGACGCCACTGACACCTGAATGGCAATGGTAGCTCAGTTTGCCGCAAAATGGTGCAAGTGCCGCATGTTTGCGGTTTGTGTCTGCTGTTTCGGGTTTGGCAGCTGCTGGCCTTGGCCAGCGAACTGCCATCGCTGGATGACCTTGAGTGCGGTTTTCCGGTGGCTCCTCCTGACGGCCGTGGCACCTTTAATCTTGTGGAAGAGTGCCTCTTTATACGATGCCACCAACGTCCGGCACTCGGAGATCTTCAAGGGCATAGCTCTGGGCACCATGGCCGGGGATGTCGGTGTATCCATGGCCCTCCTTGGTCTCAGCATCTGGAATCGCAGGAAGCTGGCTGACTTGATGAACGGCTTGAATCGCCTTCACCGTCGCCGGAAGTTGAGCTGGTGGAGCACCTGGATGCTGTGGATTAAGATTCTCCTGAGTCTCTACGAGCTGCTCTGCAATGTGCCCTTTCTCCAAAGGGCCGGAGGTCACCTGCCCTGGTCACAGCTCCTCGCTTATGGTGTCCAGCTCTACGTCCAGCACGTGAGCAGTGTCTTTGCAAATGGAATATTCGGTggcctgctcctcctcctcgccaGTTTGGATCAATTGGAAAGGAAAAACCTTGGTGTGGTTCAACTTCTGGAGGAAGAACGAAACCACCTTAGATTAGCCCTAAAATTCATTAAAGCTTCGGAGTGGGGTATTTTTCTCCTTGTGATTGGAAACTTTGTCAACATTCTGGCCAACATGTACGCCTACATGTCCTACTTTGTACAGGAGCATGGCATTCCCCTGACCATTTCCAATTACTGTCTAATTGTGACGGTTCAACTGTACGCCCTCGTTTTGGCCGCCCACCTCTGTCAGGTGCGACACAGCCGCCTCCAGCAGCGCTGCCTGGAGCAGGCATATCTGCCGGAGGAACTGTCACCGAATCAGGTGGGTCTAAATGAGATTAATCCAAGGATTCGACGGAAATAGAGGGTCGTCTTATCTTTCCAGGCCAAGAATCTCACACCATTTCCCCTGGTATCGCCGGTGGGCCATCTCAAATTCGGGATTCTCGGACTGTTCACGTTGGACAACTCTTTCTGGCTCTTTCTCGTATCTTATGGCATGAATTTTATTGTCATTATTCTGCAGTTTAGCCTGGAAAACATGAAGCGAACCAAGTTCTAGGATATTAGAAAGGAAACTCAATACTTAATATTAGAAATAGAAGTAGGTCATGGCCTTATGTCAGTACTAACTACTGAGCTGTTTCAGATTAGGATCACTCTCAACTAACGCTTCGAGCTGTCGAGATCGTAAACGCAGTTGTTtgtgaaaatatatttttctgaaatatttttacttttgaagtatattttatataagttTTGCGTTTCAataaaatcaatcaaaaatgTACGTGGAACTGATTTTCGTAGCTAAATACGTAGTGATGGTGAGTAGAAAGTAGAAGTTCTAGTTCTGGTTCCGGTAAAGTGTCGTAGAGATACTACAAGTGCTCTTTTCCCCTTTATAGAAGGGACTCATCCTCCAGCTTCATGAATCTGCTACCG
The Drosophila bipectinata strain 14024-0381.07 chromosome 3R, DbipHiC1v2, whole genome shotgun sequence DNA segment above includes these coding regions:
- the Decay gene encoding caspase-3, whose product is MDDTDFSLFGDKKKHKKDKADATLVAKTPTSELDLKRVIISRPTTDDTYENCPRAGIALILNHRDVKGQKARVGTERDRDDMKLTLQGFGFDVRPYDDLTFSDINDLLKEVALEDHSQNDCFVLVVMSHGTEGKVYAKDMAYPVERLWNPFLGDKCKTLKNKPKLFFIQACRGENLEKAVEFSSFAVMTRELVPQSVAPVAQPITYAIPSTADMLVFYSTFDKFFSFRNVDDGSWFIQSLCRVLDVAASNEASQPEGAELLRLLTAVNRKVAYEYQSNTKNEALNQMKEMPNFMSTLTKTFYLRVKPKT
- the Gr89a gene encoding LOW QUALITY PROTEIN: putative gustatory receptor 89a (The sequence of the model RefSeq protein was modified relative to this genomic sequence to represent the inferred CDS: inserted 2 bases in 1 codon) — protein: MVQVPHVCGLCLLFRVWQLLALAXANCHRWMTLSAVFRWLLLTAVAPLILWKSASLYDATNVRHSEIFKGIALGTMAGDVGVSMALLGLSIWNRRKLADLMNGLNRLHRRRKLSWWSTWMLWIKILLSLYELLCNVPFLQRAGGHLPWSQLLAYGVQLYVQHVSSVFANGIFGGLLLLLASLDQLERKNLGVVQLLEEERNHLRLALKFIKASEWGIFLLVIGNFVNILANMYAYMSYFVQEHGIPLTISNYCLIVTVQLYALVLAAHLCQVRHSRLQQRCLEQAYLPEELSPNQAKNLTPFPLVSPVGHLKFGILGLFTLDNSFWLFLVSYGMNFIVIILQFSLENMKRTKF